Genomic window (Capsicum annuum cultivar UCD-10X-F1 chromosome 10, UCD10Xv1.1, whole genome shotgun sequence):
NNNNNNNNNNNNNNNNNNNNNNNNNNNNNNNNNNNNNNNNNNNNNNNNNNNNNNNNNNNNNNNNNNNNNNNNNNNNNNNNNNNNNNNNNNNNNNNNNNNNNNNNNNNNNNNNNNNNNNNNNNNNNNNNNNNNNNNNNNNNNNNNNNNNNNNNNNNNNNNNNNNNNNNNNNNNNNNNNNNNNNNNNNNNNNNNNNNNNNNNNNNNNNNNNNNNNNNNNNNNNNNNNNNNNNNNNNNNNNNNNNNNNNNNNNNNNNNNNNNNNNNNNNNNNNNNNNNNNNNNNNNNNNNNNNNNNNNNNNNNNNNNNNNNNNNNNNNNNNNNNNNNNNNNNNNNNNNNNNNNNNNNNNNNNNNNNNNNNNNNNNNNNNNNNNNNNNNNNNNNNNNNNNNNNNNNNNNNNNNNNNNNNNNNNNNNNNNNNNNNNNNNNNNNNNNNNNNNNNNNNNNNNNNNNNNNNNNNNNNNNNNNNNNNNNNNNNNNNNNNNNNNNNNNNNNNNNNNNNNNNNNNNNNNNNNNNNNNNNNNNNNNNNNNNNNNNNNNNNNNNNNNNNNNNNNNNNNNNNNNNNNNNNNNNNNNNNNNNNNNNNNNNNNNNNNNNNNNNNNNNNNNNNNNNNNNNNNNNNNNNNNNNNNNNNNNNNNNNNNNNNNNNNNNNNNNNNNNNNNNNNNNNNNNNNNNNNNNNNNNNNNNNNNNNNNNNNNNNNNNNNNNNNNNNNNNNNNNNNNNNNNNNNNNNNNNNNNNNNNNNNNNNNNNNNNNNNNNNNNNNNNNNNNNNNNNNNNNNNNNNNNNNNNNNNNNNNNNNNNNNNNNNNNNNNNNNNNNNNNNNNNNNNNNNNNNNNNNNNNNNNNNNNNNNNNNNNNNNNNNNNNNNNNNNNNNNNNNNNNNNNNNNNNNNNNNNNNNNNNNNNNNNNNNNNNNNNNNNNNNNNNNNNNNNNNNNNNNNNNNNNNNNNNNNNNNNNNNNNNNNNNNNNNNNNNNNNNNNNNNNNNNNNNNNNNNNNNNNNNNNNNNNNNNNNNNNNNNNNNNNNNNNNNNNNNNNNNNNNNNNNNNNNNNNNNNNNNNNNNNNNNNNNNNNNNNNNNNNNNNNNNNNNNNNNNNNNNNNNNNNNNNNNNNNNNNNNNNNNNNNNNNNNNNNNNNNNNNNNNNNNNNNNNNNNNNNNNNNNNNNNNNNNNNNNNNNNNNNNNNNNNNNNNNNNNNNNNNNNNNNNNNNNNNNNNNNNNNNNNNNNNNNNNNNNNNNNNNNNNNNNNNNNNNNNNNNNNNNNNNNNNNNNNNNNNNNNNNNNNNNNNNNNNNNNNNNNNNNNNNNNNNNNNNNNNNNNNNNNNNNNNNNNNNNNNNNNNNNNNNNNNNNNNNNNNNNNNNNNNNNNNNNNNNNNNNNNNNNNNNNNNNNNNNNNNNNNNNNNNNNNNNNNNNNNNNNNNNNNNNNNNNNNNNNNNNNNNNNNNNNNNNNNNNNNNNNNNNNNNNNNNNNNNNNNNNNNNNNNNNNNNNNNNNNNNNNNNNNNNNNNNNNNNNNNNNNNNNNNNNNNNNNNNNNNNNNNNNNNNNNNNNNNNNNNNNNNNNNNNNNNNNNNNNNNNNNNNNNNNNNNNNNNNNNNNNNNNNNNNNNNNNNNNNNNNNNNNNNNNNNNNNNNNNNNNNNNNNNNNNNNNNNNNNNNNNNNNNNNNNNNAAGTCACCAAATAGTTATCAAATTAATACTACACATACAAGTTTGCACCTTCAAAACAAAAGTTTAATTGCCTAGCCATATTGCGACAGTTTATTTAAAAAGTCTCATTGGGAGTTATATCCTTATGTTACGGATATAACTGTTGCAAAATGCACGCCATGACAACCATTTTCTAACTCTTACTATAGATCCAGTTTGTCATCTTTTAGACTtgtcatatattgctaccacaatcacttcatggaatggagcatattcatgGACAAGTTTCTTgacttttcataaaaaaatacattattttgccttagtcatcataatatcatcaatatggtgtatttaGATTCAAACTCGATATCTTTTCCaaataaaggcgtcttaggcataaatcgatggggcTTGAACCTAACATCTTATTTTCATGGTGCATGcattcatatcgtgcttttgggaggatgaccattttcaagtggtcaaatatttcttttaggctattacacaaaacaagtggatccttagtagtaaggtattcaattttcagaatttcgtcaagatgatgacgcaagaaaatcatagcctcaACATGATTTTGattagatgttgtattttctttctttaaggCATCTCCAAGACTCATAGCATCTAAGTGGATTTCAGCACCCAACACCAATGAGAGGTAATTCTTGCTCGAGGCAACGAACTCAAGTTTTGTAAGATTATTagtcatatgaaaagaaataaaataatacattagccttcaaatttgagacggcaGAGATTAGCTTTCAAATTTGAGacggcagagtctcgtgctgataacgtgttatgaaataataaagaataaagaagataacatgttatgaaacaagaaagaatatagaagaagagtagagagagaagagagtaattgttatttctcttgagagattcTGTTGAGATCCTTGGGTATGATTTACAATGAAgcaaacccttctatttatagggtaaATTACTCCtaatttctgactaaaagacaaatacttcaaaccctgatagatatcaactagatcttgatagatcttatctatattcttgatacacattcactataatgtaaatacattcataacaaTAGTCTCTTAGCTAGAAAATTATAGtatcaaattatttataataatgctcttattttttattaaggttaatattttatttccttaccAACTCACGTAATGCATCAGACACATAATTGATAAGGAATTTCTAAAACTGCAATGTTCTTCACATCTATTTATTTCCAATAACTgaattcttttgtttttttggtaGAGGTAGAATGATTCTTTGGCAATAGTGGAGCAGCTGAACCAACATGCTATGTGACCATGAGTATTCAACAGTGTGATGACATCGAGAGtacaattcatatttaaaaattatatttatttataatttctggGAACCTATTTTTTTCCCAATTCTTGTCTTGCAGATTATCTAATCATAATCCATCAAAAGTCACTTTGAGTTATTTCATATGTAGTAAACTAAAAACTTTAATAAGTATGTAAGACACAGTTTAAGTCAAAAACAGAACAAactaataaaattatgaaaaattaactagttataataacataacatatagtaatagtaataaaatttcaTCCTTACAATTATATAACAGTCACGTACCTTTTCCATTGGAAAAATCAATCATTTATTTTCTCCGTAATTTTCCTTTTAGCAAAAATTAGGTGTATTATTTTGGATGACTAATTTCATAAAtctaatttgattttaaataggtttgatttttttttcttcataattttaattaaataataattctaagaaaataataatataataattttgtcTTATTACATAAtctttaatgaaggataaaaaattatatatagatataattttgtctagatatagatatagatatttctaTGCTCCTTATTTTACTTCTTTATATAAATGAAGAAAGGTGTAATACTATTTTGTCTCATATGAAAGGCTGTTTAAGTGACTACGAAGGGCAATTACGTAATTATATCGAAGGgtagttatgtaattattataGAATTCACTGGCTCTTCCCACTTTCACCTGTTATCATTTTCAGCCACACACTAAACCTTTTTACTCTCCCAAATTTTActtcactttttcaaaattgCAGTTTTTCCTCTCGCAATATATCCCGACCAAGAAACAACCTCCACAATCTTTTCGTGtaaaaaaatgtattaaaatCACCTTATAATTCCTGTATATGTAATTATTACAACCTGTAATTTACTCCTTTCTCTCTAATTGTAGTAAATTTTTTGtgggtttaaaaaaaaaaaaagataatcatTGTGCTAGAACAACGATTGTCGGTTTTTGGTGTCGTCTCATACATAACTGCAATCTGGAACAGTCATTTCTGGGGATAAAGGTTGGTGTGAGGATTTTGTTGAGGCTATAGACAAACACATGGAGTGTATAACTTGTTGGTAAGATTTTGTTGAGGCATATAATCGAACAAGTTTAGTGTATAGCTGATTGAGTGAAAAGCTTTTGGTTATGATTTCATCGAACATATTGATAATTGAGTGTAGCTGCTTGTTATCATTTTGTTAAGGCATATCAGCGGCCACTTTTTATACCTTGTTGTTGTCAGCCGTACCTGATGGGTAGAATGAAAATTAGACGGAGGAAGTACATATTAACCAAACAGAGAATTGAGATTATATGCAAAGCTGATGAAGGTCTATCTCATACTTGCAAACTGATACAAGTTCATTCATTATCAATTAGTTAGTTAGGAGTTTTCACTACAATTACGTCCAACTGTATTTTCATTTTCTGCATTTGTACTTCTGTAGGCCTTGTCAAAGTATGTTATTTTCGTATGATTGTTAGATATTTGTAGGCTAACTCTCGAGTTGTAGAATTAcattatgtgttgttgttgttgttatagtttttctatttttttggattttgatatAGCAAGAGTAAAGCAATTGGGAAGGTTTGCCCATTGTCAGCCGTTTCAGATGACTTTTCTTTAGTAATTTAACATCATCACATTGTAAAAAACCTTCATTTCTGATTGTGCTAGACAAGCAATGTTTTCAAAAAGTATTAAACTTTGAGCTATCTGATGAAGTCAGTCGAGATGTGTTCAAGTTGGTCCATATAGCACGATTATTTAAAAAAAGGTAGCAAATATTGAACTTGACTTTATAAAAAGTAGTATTGGAGAGGCTCCATTGACAAGAAATGTTTGTTGCCTCCTTCATTTAGTTTTTCAAGATATGAGGCAGTACTTTTTGAGTGATTTAGTGAgtttattaatttcttttatatGATTAATTGTATTAGACAACCTACGTTCTCAAAAAAGTATTGAACTTGTGAGTATTTCTTATGGATGGTTGTACTAGACAAGCAATGTGTTCAAAAAAGTTTTGAACTTGTGAGTAATTGGGTACTTGTGTTCATATATTGGAAGGTCGCACATACTGGTGGAATCAGTCGAGGTGCGTGCAGTGCAGGCTGGCTAGATAACACAATTGTAAAAAAGGAAGCAACTATTGGCCCtcgtctttatttttttaaaaaaataagtagtaGTATTGAAGAAGCTACGTCACAACAAATGCTTACTGCCTCCttcatttacttttttttaggaTGTGGGGTTGATTGATTTGGTTAGTTCATTAATGTATATCTTATGGTTGTTGCTTTTAATGTTTAATTGTGAAGTCCTGACTCTGCATTTACTATGAAATTACCGTCCGCCAATTATTGTTTGGTTGTTTATAGAATTTTGTGACAGGTAGACATGATGGTTATTGGTGATTTTACATTTATTGTGAAATTTAACTGCATGCAGTTGTTTCATTATAATTGTTTACCCCAAATTAATTGACAGTGAAAAATGTTTGTGCCATTTTATGTACTTGTGTATACAAAGTTTTTTAGCATATGATTTCTTATGGAAGGTTCGAGCTTTCAGTTTGTTCTTGTGCTAAACTCAATGGTTTTGATTTTTCCTATGTTCATAAAGATGGTGATAGGTGCTTGTTTCATTCTTTTGATTTTTGCACTTTCATCATCCCTCTTACATATATAATAGTGCTCCTTCTCCTCTTATTATCCAAATTGGTGTGCAGCTACCTTTGCACTACATATGGCCCTAAGATCCAGGATCGATCTGATAACAACCGACACTCCTGATTGGATATGTAAAGTCCAGATTGTCGACATCAATCGAGAGAGAAAAAAGCCCTGAGAAGCAAATCCTATTCCAAAATCTCCTTTTAGAAGATGAAGAGATGCTCCCACCTATATAGTGCTGCTATATACTATCGTATGCATAGTTATTATATGTTTGCCTCCATTTTACCGAAGATTCCAAATATACAGGGCCAACAAATTAGGGCTGCTGTGTATGAAGATGACATCGCATATTATGCGGACAAGTTAGTCCTCCTCAACACCTACTTGATCTCAGCTGCACGGGTAAAGGATTCGCCAAAATCATATGCTCGGACAATACATACATTTTACTGGATACTTGATAAGGAAACAATAGTTGAACGTATCAACCCCAATGATGAGATTGAGAAGCCTTTGCCACCGCCGACTAAGCTGAATCTCACGCCTTTAGCCAATGTTGCTCAGCTGACACCCATTCCCTCTACAGAAAATGGTATATTACTCTTGCCAAATATTGTACGACTGAAATTTATATACCTGCACAGATAGATGCTAAATATATCATTCTATTTCTTACTACTAGATATTCTAAGAGTTGTTATCCATTGTGACCCTAAGAAATATGCAGGTCGCACTCAAAATAGGTGTCGAAACATCACCATAGCTAACGATCAGTAAGTATACCTTCTATATGAGATAGTGAAAATTCTACTTTACAGTACTTGCGCTTTTATAATAGATTCCGAAAAAATGGTAATTAATTTTTCTACTTTCAGGAACACTCAGTTTCTCCTCACCTTATGGGGTGACTTCAGCGAAATTGAAGGGTCTGAACTgcaaactaaaatagaaaaagaagagtaCCCCGTCATCCTCGGAAGAAACATAGGAATTTCTTCTTATCAGGGTATAACCATATTAAAATATTCCAAAAAAGATGTATATAAACCACAATATTATGCAATCATTTTGCACATGCAGGTTTATCATTGTAAACCAAATTCAACACAATAATACGCATTGATCCTTCTTATCCACAGGGATTGGAACTTCTCGGCTGGTATGAAATTCTCACATTTCTTCTCAACCTCTAACCTACCCTTAGGGAGTACAAATGATAACTTATTCGGTCTATTGATAGGGTCAAATCAAACAAAAGCATCTTATCAGCTCGGATATCGACTGTGCTTTCAAGCCGTGCATCAGGCAACTTCTTCGCATCATCCACTCTTCTCATTGTTGCTTCTGACTCTCATGAACAAACCTCTATGACAGAAATGACCTCATAAAGTTTTGTAAGTTACAGAGTTATCTGCACCTGATTAGTATACTCAAGGACAAAACTAAACATATACGGACTTTTGTGCTCCTTAATAGGTTGGAATTTTCAATGTTGAGGCGGCAATGTCAATATCAGATGAGTTCCAAAAGTTCTACGTGCTAGAGTGCCGAGGTTGCTACAAAAAAAACTCACAAAAGACAGAAAGTCATTTGATTGTCCAAAGTGTTTGCAGAAGATAACATTAGTGCCTCGGTATTATATTGTTGACATACACATAAATTGTACTTCTCCAAAGCACAACATATACTCAGGCATTTCAATTACTAACTCACCATGATTATCGGTGTATGTTCCAAATTGATCTTAAGGATGAGACTGGCTCGACGACAACATTGATTCATGGTGTACTTGGTGAAAAAAATCCTCTATATGACAGCAGAGGATATATTCGACACAACATGTGTCCAGGTCAGAATTTATTTATATCCACCTTCAATTTTCTTGATTCAACCTTATCCCTGACACATGCTTCATCTCTTACAATTGGCTCCCGTTTACAGCTGCAACTCTTTCGTCTTAACCATATCCATCAAATGTTGTCCAATAAATTCTTCAACATTTAGCTGTGGAAGTAATCCTGGATAAGAGCTAATATTACTCATACAAGCCTAACAGTTGTGAATCAGAAAAAGTTCTGCCACTGACTATTGACCAGAGAATTCCTAAGAAGGTCAGGCCACTTGCCACAAGCGAGAAGAAAATGGAACCAACGATAGTTAAATCTGAATCTTCAAGTGCTGCACTAGCACTTGAATGGTCACGCTAGCAAAAAAAACTAAGAGGTTGGCGAACTTGAAACTTTAGTAAAAAATTTGCATTTGTTCCGCTACAAACTTCATTCGATTGCATGCAAACTTTATCAACTTTGTCTGTATATTGACTACATAAATTACACCAATCAGAAATGTTAATCATGAAATATTGTGACCGAATAAAATAGGTTATTGAATACCTATTTGGTTATTTCAACGTCTATATATCCCTCCATATGCCGAGCGTCGCATCCCACTTCAAACACATTAATA
Coding sequences:
- the LOC107844964 gene encoding uncharacterized protein LOC107844964, with product MKRCSHLYSAAIYYRMHSYYMFASILPKIPNIQGQQIRAAVYEDDIAYYADKLVLLNTYLISAARVKDSPKSYARTIHTFYWILDKETIVERINPNDEIEKPLPPPTKLNLTPLANVAQLTPIPSTENGRTQNRCRNITIANDHCESEKVLPLTIDQRIPKKVRPLATSEKKMEPTIVKSESSSAALALEWSR